Within the Dehalococcoidia bacterium genome, the region CAGTTCAAAGATTGTTCCTCCATGATAGTAGGGCTTTTCCCCGTCGACCTTAAGGGGCTTAAGTGGCATCCCAAGGAAGTTGTATACCAGATTTTCGGGGTTGAGCGAGAAAAGTTACCTCCACTGGTTTCACCAGCCGAGATTGCAGGGACGGTTTCAGAGGAAGGCGCAAGAGATTTCGGCATACCGCAAGGTCTCCCCGTAATCATCGGAGCGGGGGATAAACAATCCGAACTGCTGGGCGCTGGCGCAATAAGTAACGATGTCGCTGAAATCAGCTACGGAACGGCTGCGGTCATTGAACTACTCTCCAACAAATATGTAGAGCATCCTCAGATGGATTTCTTTACCTGGGGAGCAGCAATTCCCGATCACTGGGCACTCGAAGGCTTTGTGGGGAGAGGATACTGGATGGTATCCTGGTTCAGAAGGGAGTTTGCCAAATACGAGGAGGAAGAGGCTAAGAAACTTGGGACAGAGCCAGAGGGGCTGTTGGATAAAAAACTGGAGGATATACCTCCCGGTTCTATGGGCTTGGTTCTTCAGCCTTACTGGCATCCGCTTGAGAATGACCCCCTTTCCAAAGGTGCAATAATAGGCTTCTCCGGTGAGCATACGAGGCCGCATATTTACAGGGCGATTATCGAAGGTATTGCATACGAGTTGCGAAGATTGGGGGAAATAATTGAGAAGCATTCGGGATGTAAAATAAAGGAGATCAGGGTCGGTGGTGGAGGCTCAAAAAGCGACGAAGTCATGCAAATAACCGCCGACATTTTCAACCTTCCCACAAGCAGGTTGCATACCAGCAATCTTTCAGCATTGGGTGCCGCCATAGATGCCGCTGTTACCTTGAGGGTATATAACAACTTTAATGACGCTGTGGATAATATGGTAAGAGTTACCCGGACCTTCACTCCCCGCGAGGAGAATGCATTAATTTATAACAGATTGTTTAATGAAGTATATAAAGAGATTTATCCTGCACTGTCACCACTACACAATAAAATTGCAGAAATCACCGGATACCCGAAGATAAGATGACAGAGTAAATGGAGAGTCTATTATCTTTGGAAGGTCCATAAGCAATACGAATGGAAGCTGATGTAACCATAATCGGCAGTGGACCTGCCGGGCTTGTTGCCGCACTACATACTGAGAAAAGTGGCGCTGGGAATGTTATTCTTCTTGAAAGGGGGGAGGAGTTGGGTGGCATCTTGAAACAGTGCATACACAATGGCTTTGGTCGGGAACAATTTAAGGAAGACTACACCGGTCCCGAGTATGCGGAGCACCTTACTAAAGAGCTAGAGAAAACAGACGTTCGCTACACATTGAATACTATGCTCATCTGAATATAAAGGTGACGCCCGGAGTGTCGGGTTATATTCCGCCTGAGTTTGGCTAATGTAAGGTTCGGTTGACACTTCTTCGGGGTATGGACCGGGTTGATAAGGTGTATATGATTGATTTGAAGAGAGGGGTAATGGTTTAAATTACTTTTTCTGGTATCAAGCTGACATCACGTCCTCACCAAACCTTTGATAAACCTCACGCTAAGCATTATAATGACATAGGTCGCGAGCCCAAGCGTTGATAACTTGATCCCCTGCGCGTATGCAAAATCCACTCACTAACACTCACTAATTTCGAGCAAGTAGACTCCAGGTCACACGTACCGTATGGATATTATTAGGAGGTAGACTAATGGTCAAAGAGGACATGTACAAAGAGCTGGCAGAGATGATAAACAGGGAAGACCCGCATGTGGTTGGCCTATCGGTGACACCTGCATTATTGAAGCTCCTTAGCCTTCAGTTCACTCCCGAGGAGGCTCAACTGGCTCTCCAAATAGGTCTCACGGGTGGGACACTGGACGAGCTTTCAGCAAAGGTGGGCATGAACAAGGACAAACTTAAGCAAATGCTCCACACTATGGCTAATAAAGGCACAATGTGGATCGACCCGGGCAAGGAGGACCCGATATACCGGGTCCTAGGGAGTTGTGCGCCAGGCCTTACCGAGACTGGCCTCTTTGGAGGCATCAGATTTCCATATGATGTAGAATTAGGTAAAGCACTGCACCAAGTCCAATACGAGTGGGCCAGGGATAGGCTCTGCACATTAGGGTTCCCTTTTGCACCGGTCTGGGCTCATCCGAACGTGCTGCCCGATGACGCCCGTCCCGAGGAGAACCTCGCCGATTTTCTAAAGGGACAAGATTACTTCAGTGTGTCAACCTGCCCCTGCCGTCTCTCACATTGGCTCGTTGACCCCGAAAACCATTGTGAACACATGCTTGAGACATGCCTCCATGCAGGGGATACCGGCCGATGGTGTGTGGAGCATGGTCTGGGCCGCGAGCTCACCTTGGATGAGGCCCTTGAGCTGCTGAACAAGGCAAATGCGGATGGCCTGGTTCACACCATCAACATCGAGGGCTTCATATGCAATTGCTGCACCGACTGCTGCCCCTTGTTCATAGGTTTTCACCAGCTAAATACTAAAACGATGGTCGCGTCGCCGTTTATCCCGCAGGTAAAGGAGGAGGAGTGCAATGCCTGCGGGGATTGTGAGGATATTTGCCCCGTAAACGCGATGAAGGTTGATAAAATAGCCGAAGTTGATGCAGACACATGCGTCGGTTGCGGCGTGTGCGTCACTCACTGTCTTATGGAGGCTCTCGCCCTGAAGAGGAGGCCCGAAGACAAGCAAGTCGAGATGCCAGATGAGGTTAAGCAGCGTGTTGGATGATGACATTTACGCCGCAGCATCGTAGCGTAAACTGGTGACAGTTTAATAGAGACTGCTGAAAAAGAGGTGCCCCGATATAATCGGGACCGGGGGTCTGGGGGTTGATTGACACTATTTCAGCAATCTCTGAATATATACGTGACTACTTCTAGGCAGTGCTAATCGTCAGCATATACGCCGTGGCTCAGGGGGTACCGAATAGTGACGGGGTTAGAAGGCAAGGTCTCTGTGGTAACGGGAGGGGGCTCCGGAATAGGACGGAGCACCGCGCTGGCCTTTGCTGCAGAGGGTACAAGGGTTATCGTGGCCGATATCTCAGTCCGCGGAGGCAAGGAAACAGTCCAGATGATCAAGGAGAGTAGCGGCCAGGCCATTTTTGTCAAGACTGACGTTACCCGAGCAGACGAGGTCGAGGAAATGGTTGACAAAGTAGTTGAGATCTACGGGCGACTCGATTTTGCCTTTAATAATGCTGGCATTGATGGCGATGTCGCATCCGTTACCAGGTACACTGAAGAGAACTGGGACCAAGTAATAAACATAAACCTCAAGGGTGTGTGGCTTTGTATGAAATACGAGATCCCGCAAATGCTCAAGCAAGGTGGTGGTGCCATCGTTAATACATCATCCACTGCCGGACTTATTGGCGTTGGACCCAACCCCGCCTATGTCGCAAGTAAACACGGTGTGGTAGGCCTTACAAAAGCAGCGGCACTTAAATATGCCAAGAGAGGCATCCGTATAAACGCTGTATGCCCAGGTGTCATCTACACACCGTTAGTGAAGAAACTTATGGACACCTACCCGGATATGGAGAAGGTTGTAACCGGCATGAACCCCATGGCACGTATAGGTATACCAGAAGAGGTTGCCCAGGCAGTTATTTGGTTATGCTCAGATGCAGCCTCGTTTATAACCGGGCACCCCTTATCGGTAGATGGTGGTGTGGTGGCTCAATAGACTTAATTACATAAGCGAAGAACTGAATTAACTATTTGTGTATTTTTTCTTTAAAATAGTCTTGTATACTTTTCCCTAGGTTTTCAGCCTCTTTTCCCACCTCTCTAAACTTGGCTTTGGTTTCGTCATCTTTGACATTGCTTGATAAAATCTTAGCTGACTCAACAACACTTTCCCCGAAAGCCTTGGCCTTTTCCTTCAGATCAGGGTCGTTAAATATTTGGCTCATGGCATCTCCAAATGATTTAATCATTTCACCAAACTGTTCCGCAGGTTTTTTCTTATCAACATTTCCTTCTTGTGACATAGTGCCCCTCTCTATTGTTAATCTTTTATACATTACTTCTAGGCTGACTAGCCTGCTTCGAAAAACGCTTAGAGCCATATCTTCAGTAAACTATTGGCTACATTGTGAACGGGTACACCATTTCTATATTAAAGTAGTGGATAGGTAGATGTTATCAGCCGCTTTACCACCTCGCTAGACGAAGGCTCTAATCCCCAGAACTCTCCTTCCCACGATAAGTTTCTGCATCTGCGTAGTTCCGTCGGGTATGGTTAGAGTCCTAGCATCCCTGAAGTATCGCTCTATCGGATACTCTTCGGAAAGCCCCATAGCCCCGTGTATCTGGATGGCCTTTGAGGTCGTCCTCACCGCTGCTTCGGTGGCGTAGGCCTTTGCCAGTGATGCCTGCCAGCGGCATTTCTCCCCCTTATCCAGCATGTCTAGGGCGCGGAAC harbors:
- a CDS encoding FGGY-family carbohydrate kinase, producing the protein MKYFVVIDGGTQNIKAFIFDEKGNEVYGDAYPVTPYFAPQPNFAEQDAEEYLRITQKVTRSVVENSSVPRDELAAVAITTHRSTIVPVNAAGRPVRPAITWLDERKTEGLKLPGGALLSLGFRISRMTPKLKEYQRRSKFNWLRKYEPENYDKTHIFLTVSSYIFHALTSQFKDCSSMIVGLFPVDLKGLKWHPKEVVYQIFGVEREKLPPLVSPAEIAGTVSEEGARDFGIPQGLPVIIGAGDKQSELLGAGAISNDVAEISYGTAAVIELLSNKYVEHPQMDFFTWGAAIPDHWALEGFVGRGYWMVSWFRREFAKYEEEEAKKLGTEPEGLLDKKLEDIPPGSMGLVLQPYWHPLENDPLSKGAIIGFSGEHTRPHIYRAIIEGIAYELRRLGEIIEKHSGCKIKEIRVGGGGSKSDEVMQITADIFNLPTSRLHTSNLSALGAAIDAAVTLRVYNNFNDAVDNMVRVTRTFTPREENALIYNRLFNEVYKEIYPALSPLHNKIAEITGYPKIR
- a CDS encoding FAD-dependent oxidoreductase, with the translated sequence MEADVTIIGSGPAGLVAALHTEKSGAGNVILLERGEELGGILKQCIHNGFGREQFKEDYTGPEYAEHLTKELEKTDVRYTLNTMLI
- a CDS encoding 4Fe-4S dicluster domain-containing protein, with amino-acid sequence MVKEDMYKELAEMINREDPHVVGLSVTPALLKLLSLQFTPEEAQLALQIGLTGGTLDELSAKVGMNKDKLKQMLHTMANKGTMWIDPGKEDPIYRVLGSCAPGLTETGLFGGIRFPYDVELGKALHQVQYEWARDRLCTLGFPFAPVWAHPNVLPDDARPEENLADFLKGQDYFSVSTCPCRLSHWLVDPENHCEHMLETCLHAGDTGRWCVEHGLGRELTLDEALELLNKANADGLVHTINIEGFICNCCTDCCPLFIGFHQLNTKTMVASPFIPQVKEEECNACGDCEDICPVNAMKVDKIAEVDADTCVGCGVCVTHCLMEALALKRRPEDKQVEMPDEVKQRVG
- a CDS encoding SDR family oxidoreductase yields the protein MTGLEGKVSVVTGGGSGIGRSTALAFAAEGTRVIVADISVRGGKETVQMIKESSGQAIFVKTDVTRADEVEEMVDKVVEIYGRLDFAFNNAGIDGDVASVTRYTEENWDQVININLKGVWLCMKYEIPQMLKQGGGAIVNTSSTAGLIGVGPNPAYVASKHGVVGLTKAAALKYAKRGIRINAVCPGVIYTPLVKKLMDTYPDMEKVVTGMNPMARIGIPEEVAQAVIWLCSDAASFITGHPLSVDGGVVAQ